From the Vicia villosa cultivar HV-30 ecotype Madison, WI unplaced genomic scaffold, Vvil1.0 ctg.000212F_1_1, whole genome shotgun sequence genome, one window contains:
- the LOC131625402 gene encoding uncharacterized protein LOC131625402: MHGGIQHVPASELHAIVKPWPFRGWALDVIGEIKPASLKQQRYILVGIDYFTKWVEAVALRNVDQEAVIDFIRDHIICRFGIPETITTDQGTIFTGKKIQEFAQEVGIKLLTSTPYYAQANGQVEAANKVIISLIKKHVGKKPKTWHQSLSQSLWACRTSPKEATGTTPFRLTYGHNDVLPVEVYIQSVRIPRQHEILSDHYWSMMTDDLVDLDKERMSALDSLRRQKEKVARAYNKKV, from the coding sequence ATGCATGGGGGCATCCAACACGTCCCTGCAAGCGAATTGCATGCTATTGTGAAACCTTGGCCATTCAGAGGATGGGCTTTAGATGTAATTGGAGAAATAAAACCAGCTTCGTTGAAACAGCAGAGGTACATTTTGGTCGGTATCGATTATTTCACAAAGTGGGTTGAAGCTGTAGCTTTGAGAAACGTCGATCAAGAAGCCGTGATAGATTTCATACGAGATCATATTATATGTCGATTTGGGATACCAGAGACTATCACAACCGACCAAGGAACAATATTCACTGGGAAGAAAATACAGGAGTTCGCCCAGGAGGTTGGCATAAAATTATTGACGTCGACACCATACTACGCACAGGCGAACGGTCAagtcgaagctgccaacaaggtAATAATCAGCTTGATAAAAAAGCATGTAGGAAAAAAGCCAAAAACTTGGCATCAATCCTTAAGTCAATCCCTGTGGGCATGTCGAACATCTCCCAAAGAGGCAACTGGCACTACACCATTTAGGTTGACATATGGACACAATGACGTGTTACCAGTCGAAGTATACATTCAATCAGTGAGGATACCAAGACAACATGAGATACTGTCTGATCACTATTGGAGTATGATGACAGATGATCTCGTCGATTTAGATAAAGAAAGAATGTCGGCTCTAGATTCGTTGagaagacaaaaagaaaaagtggccagagcttacaacaagaaagtaTGA